A single uncultured Methanolobus sp. DNA region contains:
- a CDS encoding endonuclease/exonuclease/phosphatase family protein: protein MHKSHIILIITLATLIILACGSSGCLSDKEAESSENMTMDNHDNANDVSDISDLAESNTTADEHENVDEEEQFASVEDIEENNNNELAPEPEPVINYVENLKIGSFNIQVFGVTKAGKEDVMDTIVKIVREYDIIAIQEIRDSSQTTMPTLMDMVNSEGYQYDYAISDRLGRTSSKEQYAYIFNTATVEIVGEPQTYPEVNGSDSFHREPFIAAFSSTEGNFDAVLMVIHTDPDEATEEINALDDVLEYAQKTYPEERDFIILGDLNADGSYFDEDATNDLDDYVWIIDNSIDTTTKSTDYSYDRIILTDSSDFTGNSGVFRFDLEYGLDYNETVAVSDHYPVYAELIAVNDQD from the coding sequence ATGCATAAGTCACATATTATACTTATAATTACACTTGCTACATTAATTATATTAGCCTGTGGTAGTTCTGGTTGTCTTTCTGATAAAGAGGCAGAATCGTCAGAAAACATGACAATGGATAACCATGATAACGCAAATGACGTTAGTGACATTAGTGATCTTGCAGAAAGCAATACAACTGCTGATGAACACGAAAACGTTGATGAGGAAGAGCAGTTTGCCTCCGTTGAAGATATTGAAGAGAACAACAACAACGAACTTGCTCCTGAACCGGAACCTGTGATAAACTATGTTGAAAACCTGAAAATAGGTTCTTTCAATATACAGGTATTCGGAGTAACAAAAGCCGGAAAAGAAGACGTAATGGACACGATTGTAAAAATAGTCCGTGAATATGACATCATTGCAATACAGGAAATAAGAGACTCATCCCAGACAACCATGCCCACACTTATGGACATGGTCAACTCAGAAGGATATCAGTATGATTACGCCATCAGTGACAGACTTGGAAGAACATCTTCCAAAGAACAATATGCATACATATTCAACACTGCCACCGTGGAAATTGTCGGTGAACCACAGACCTATCCTGAAGTAAACGGCAGTGACAGTTTCCACAGGGAACCTTTCATTGCAGCTTTCAGCTCAACTGAAGGAAACTTTGATGCGGTTCTGATGGTCATTCACACTGATCCTGACGAAGCTACAGAAGAGATCAATGCTCTTGACGATGTCCTGGAATACGCACAAAAAACCTATCCAGAAGAGAGGGACTTCATTATCCTCGGAGACCTGAATGCAGATGGGTCGTATTTTGATGAGGACGCAACAAATGACCTTGACGATTACGTGTGGATCATAGACAACAGCATAGATACAACTACAAAATCCACGGATTACAGCTATGACCGCATAATACTTACCGACAGTTCAGATTTCACAGGTAACAGCGGAGTTTTCAGGTTTGACCTTGAATACGGACTTGATTATAACGAGACTGTGGCAGTATCGGATCATTACCCGGTTTATGCGGAGCTTATTGCAGTGAATGATCAGGATTGA
- a CDS encoding sodium-translocating pyrophosphatase: MEALIYLAPLAGLVSLLFAGFFAKSVLSEDAGSEKMQEIAGAVQEGAMAYLNRQYKTIAIVAIILAALIFALLPEGGKIAVGFLVGAISSAAAGYVGMNVSVRANVRTASAASKGLQKAMSVAFRGGAVTGLAVVGLALLGTSGFYILYGDVDLVVGFGFGASLISLFARVGGGIFTKAADVGADLVGKVEAGIPEDDPRNAGVIADNVGDNVGDCAGMGADLFETYVVTVLASMLLGSLVLDKYPNAILFPLILGAVAIFASIISVFFVKVGSDGKIMKALYKGVAVSAILCLVAFYFVTTSLMGDLTFYYAAIVGVVIMVLMVVFTEYYTSTSFRPVKTIAAASETGAGTNVIAGLAIGFESTALPVIIIIVGILSSFFIVGGAASPAIGLYGIAIAAAAMLSTTGMIVALDSYGPITDNAGGIAEMAGMPSNVRKITDALDAVGNTTKAVTKGYAIGSAALGALALFADYTGKVNLTGADLSLTKPVVLVGLFIGGLLPFVFSAVTMQAVGKAAFKIVNEVRRQFREIPGIMEGTAKPEYGKCVDIVTAAAIKEMAIPGALAIFTPLIVGLVLGPAALGGLLIGIIVCGLLLALTMDNGGGAWDNAKKLIEDGKYGGKGSEAHKAAVVGDTVGDPFKDTSGPALNALIKVVNMVAILFASLFIGKGLF, encoded by the coding sequence ATGGAAGCATTAATTTATCTTGCCCCTCTTGCTGGTCTCGTTAGTTTGTTATTTGCTGGTTTCTTTGCAAAAAGTGTCCTTAGTGAGGATGCAGGTTCAGAGAAAATGCAGGAAATAGCAGGTGCCGTCCAGGAGGGTGCGATGGCATATTTGAATCGTCAATATAAAACAATAGCAATCGTTGCTATCATTCTTGCAGCACTTATCTTTGCTCTTCTTCCTGAAGGTGGCAAGATCGCTGTAGGATTCCTTGTTGGTGCAATAAGCTCTGCAGCAGCAGGTTATGTAGGTATGAACGTGTCCGTAAGGGCAAACGTCAGAACCGCAAGCGCAGCATCAAAAGGCCTTCAGAAGGCAATGTCCGTTGCATTCCGTGGTGGAGCTGTAACAGGTCTTGCTGTGGTCGGTCTTGCACTTCTCGGTACAAGTGGTTTTTACATCCTTTACGGTGATGTTGACCTTGTAGTCGGATTTGGTTTCGGTGCAAGTCTTATCAGTCTCTTCGCAAGGGTTGGCGGTGGAATTTTCACCAAGGCAGCAGATGTCGGAGCAGACCTTGTAGGCAAGGTTGAAGCAGGAATTCCTGAAGACGACCCACGTAATGCTGGTGTCATTGCTGACAACGTCGGTGACAACGTCGGTGACTGTGCCGGTATGGGTGCTGACCTTTTCGAAACATACGTAGTAACAGTTCTCGCATCAATGCTTCTTGGATCACTTGTTCTTGACAAATATCCAAACGCAATTCTTTTCCCACTCATCCTCGGTGCAGTGGCAATCTTCGCTTCCATCATTTCCGTCTTCTTCGTGAAGGTCGGCAGCGATGGAAAAATAATGAAAGCACTCTATAAAGGAGTAGCAGTTTCTGCAATTCTCTGTCTTGTTGCTTTCTACTTCGTTACAACTTCCCTCATGGGAGACCTGACTTTCTACTATGCAGCTATCGTTGGTGTAGTTATCATGGTTCTCATGGTGGTTTTCACAGAATATTACACTTCAACTTCATTCCGTCCGGTTAAGACGATCGCAGCAGCATCCGAAACAGGTGCTGGTACAAACGTTATTGCCGGTCTTGCAATTGGTTTTGAAAGTACAGCACTTCCTGTGATCATCATCATTGTAGGTATCCTGTCCTCCTTCTTCATCGTAGGTGGAGCAGCAAGCCCTGCAATCGGTCTTTACGGAATTGCAATTGCAGCAGCAGCAATGCTCTCAACAACCGGTATGATCGTAGCTCTTGACTCATACGGCCCAATCACTGACAATGCTGGTGGTATTGCAGAAATGGCTGGTATGCCATCCAATGTCCGTAAGATCACCGATGCACTCGATGCAGTCGGTAACACCACAAAGGCAGTTACAAAGGGATATGCAATAGGTTCAGCAGCTCTTGGTGCACTGGCACTTTTCGCAGATTACACCGGTAAGGTCAATCTTACAGGTGCTGACCTGAGTCTTACAAAGCCAGTAGTTCTTGTAGGTCTCTTTATAGGTGGACTGCTTCCATTCGTCTTCAGTGCTGTAACAATGCAGGCTGTAGGAAAGGCAGCATTCAAGATCGTAAACGAGGTTCGCCGCCAGTTCCGCGAGATTCCTGGAATCATGGAAGGAACTGCAAAGCCTGAATACGGAAAGTGTGTCGATATCGTCACAGCAGCCGCAATTAAGGAAATGGCAATACCTGGTGCTCTTGCAATCTTCACACCACTTATCGTTGGACTTGTACTTGGTCCTGCAGCTCTTGGTGGTCTCCTTATCGGTATCATTGTCTGTGGTCTTTTACTTGCACTTACAATGGATAATGGTGGCGGAGCATGGGACAACGCAAAGAAGCTCATTGAAGACGGAAAGTATGGTGGAAAGGGCTCAGAGGCTCACAAGGCAGCTGTAGTCGGTGACACTGTTGGTGATCCATTCAAGGACACATCCGGACCTGCTCTTAACGCTCTGATCAAAGTAGTGAACATGGTTGCTATCCTGTTCGCATCTCTGTTCATCGGAAAAGGTCTCTTCTAA
- a CDS encoding TIGR00269 family protein, which yields MDEKTIKCNKCNNDAIIFQKYSGMHLCRKHFIEDVERKIKLTIRKHYSIKRNEVIAVGLSGGKDSSTTLHILHKIFGKRPDIELVGISIDEGIEGYRPDTIESARELTSKLGVRHIVRSFKDEYDTTMDEIAPQQREKGACSYCGVLRKSLINKIALEIGATKLAIGHNLDDEAQTILLNHLKGDVSRMVRLAPPKELEGLVLRMKPLRHIPEKEVALYAYLHDLPLGFGGCPYAHEAMRREIRVMLNEFEVKHPGTKYALLSGFDKVSGILGREYPQEGLQSCSICGQACTEKICQACKLLKRDQ from the coding sequence ATGGATGAAAAAACGATTAAATGCAACAAATGCAATAATGATGCAATTATTTTCCAGAAATATTCAGGAATGCACCTTTGCCGGAAACACTTCATTGAAGACGTTGAACGTAAGATAAAACTTACCATCAGGAAACATTACAGCATCAAAAGGAATGAAGTGATAGCCGTTGGTCTGAGCGGTGGCAAGGACAGCAGTACAACACTTCACATACTTCACAAAATATTCGGGAAAAGACCGGATATTGAACTTGTGGGAATTTCTATTGATGAAGGCATTGAGGGTTATAGACCAGATACCATTGAGTCTGCACGTGAGCTTACATCAAAGCTCGGAGTAAGGCACATTGTCCGTTCATTTAAGGATGAGTACGACACCACCATGGACGAGATAGCACCACAGCAAAGGGAAAAGGGTGCTTGCAGCTATTGCGGAGTGCTCAGGAAATCGCTCATCAACAAGATAGCCCTTGAGATTGGAGCTACAAAACTTGCAATTGGACACAATCTGGATGATGAGGCTCAGACAATTTTACTTAACCACCTGAAAGGTGATGTTTCCCGTATGGTAAGACTTGCTCCTCCCAAGGAACTTGAGGGACTTGTGCTCAGGATGAAACCGCTGAGACATATTCCAGAGAAAGAAGTTGCTCTTTATGCTTACCTTCATGACCTTCCACTTGGGTTTGGCGGATGTCCTTATGCCCATGAGGCCATGAGAAGAGAGATAAGGGTAATGCTGAATGAGTTCGAAGTGAAACATCCCGGTACAAAATATGCACTTTTGAGTGGTTTTGATAAGGTATCAGGAATACTTGGTAGAGAATATCCGCAGGAAGGGCTTCAGAGTTGCAGCATATGCGGACAGGCATGTACTGAAAAGATATGTCAGGCATGTAAACTGCTTAAACGTGATCAATGA
- a CDS encoding tripartite tricarboxylate transporter permease, giving the protein MSPVTEVSIFTFLLSVFAGYILGVISGLIPGIHTNNFALVLLAFAPYLSEHGIPLVCIAAMILANSLSHTFHDIIPAIFLGAPGDDLALAVLPGHTLLLEGRGAEAIRLSALGSAGSVALALITAYPLSMAFSSVYPFIQEYIAWILILVVVVMIFTEKGEPDKHGILQRIRYPLSALLVFTLCGLLGVFAFGKESLMHPFMSIGEPSILLPLLSGLFGSSQLIISLMSHPLIPYQFSSRMELERKRIVRGIVVGGTSGSLVAWLPGVSSSIATVFARLFIKEDFDKIDKKGYNAHDIGTSEDSVTDSAKEFIVSISGVNTCNAIFGLLALVVIGKSRSGAMVAINELLGGIDLNPPLVLLFLLAISVTAILSYYSTVFLGDNIHRVLYGFDYSLLCYAVLTLLFFMCLIFTGLFGLMIFLIATSMGMLPSFLGIRKSHAMGVIILPVILYFM; this is encoded by the coding sequence ATGTCGCCGGTAACAGAGGTATCCATATTCACTTTCCTATTGTCGGTATTTGCAGGTTATATTCTTGGAGTGATATCAGGACTCATTCCCGGGATACATACCAATAATTTTGCACTGGTCTTGCTGGCGTTCGCTCCTTATCTTTCAGAACATGGAATTCCACTTGTCTGCATAGCGGCAATGATCCTTGCAAATTCTCTCTCACACACTTTCCACGACATAATACCTGCAATATTCCTGGGTGCGCCAGGTGATGACCTTGCCCTTGCAGTACTTCCGGGACATACTCTCTTACTTGAAGGCCGGGGAGCAGAAGCTATCCGCCTGTCAGCTCTTGGAAGTGCAGGTTCTGTGGCCCTGGCTCTTATCACGGCATATCCGCTTTCCATGGCATTCAGTTCAGTTTATCCTTTCATTCAGGAATACATTGCATGGATTCTGATCCTTGTTGTAGTTGTGATGATATTTACTGAAAAGGGCGAACCTGACAAACACGGCATACTGCAAAGAATAAGGTATCCTCTTAGTGCACTTCTTGTGTTCACGCTCTGCGGACTTCTGGGTGTCTTTGCTTTCGGGAAAGAAAGTCTCATGCATCCATTTATGTCAATAGGCGAACCTTCAATACTGCTGCCTCTTTTAAGCGGTCTTTTTGGTTCATCACAACTCATCATCAGTCTGATGTCCCATCCGTTGATACCTTATCAGTTCAGTTCACGTATGGAACTTGAGAGAAAACGGATAGTCAGAGGAATTGTAGTAGGCGGAACTTCAGGTTCCCTTGTCGCATGGTTGCCGGGAGTTTCCTCATCAATTGCAACTGTATTTGCACGTCTTTTCATCAAAGAGGACTTTGACAAGATCGACAAAAAAGGGTATAATGCACATGATATTGGTACTTCAGAAGACAGCGTAACCGATTCAGCAAAGGAGTTCATAGTTTCCATTTCAGGTGTGAACACCTGTAATGCGATTTTTGGCCTGCTGGCTCTGGTCGTAATAGGTAAATCCCGAAGTGGTGCCATGGTAGCTATAAATGAACTGCTGGGAGGCATAGACCTTAATCCTCCTCTTGTTCTTCTCTTTCTTCTTGCCATCTCAGTGACAGCTATTCTTTCCTATTATTCCACGGTCTTTCTGGGAGACAATATACACCGGGTGCTCTATGGTTTTGATTATTCTCTGTTATGTTATGCAGTACTCACTCTTCTGTTTTTTATGTGCCTTATATTCACAGGACTTTTTGGCTTGATGATATTTCTGATAGCAACATCCATGGGAATGCTGCCATCGTTTTTAGGTATAAGGAAATCACATGCAATGGGTGTGATCATCCTTCCTGTGATCCTGTACTTTATGTAA
- a CDS encoding type IV pilin N-terminal domain-containing protein: MVKVLKTNIKALAPIVGVIIMICLLFLASIIVGSVFYVYYQAPEAPPMANIDVEGGDLTSLKISHAGGDSLTLSKDVRVLLLAEGETYELETSSLGEFEPGDEIKIELVDKYGNPITSISSGDTVTLKIVSSDDTVLMEEKITIVADDNSSSGGSSSSDDDDDSEDEEVVETEVVNETVLFDFANASGTVVMLLDSNGSPLSGGSVMYYDEGWQYFGVTNSSGAAVMPLDNGTFTFRMTYLSASCNIRQDISLDNVVTFRTSPITVRLLDSSGSVIDTDDSLVKYYSGGWQDFGTTTDGMVTKELFPRKYSFRMIYDEASNYKVQDVVNNSTVDFQTVSITASLLDSSGSLIGTDDAKAMYYSSGWKEMGMTTGGVVSKELLPRKYSFRMIYDNSSVYKTQDTINDSNVNFQTTPVTVDLLDSTGNLIDTEDAAVMYYSAGWKDFGTTSSGSVSRELLPRKYSFRLTYDNTSAYMVQDIRNDSIVDFQTSLVTVNLLDSEGSLLDTDDSLVKYYSGGWKDFGITTDGVVTKELLPRKYSFRFVYDNASAYKVQDIRNDSSVDFQTTLVTVSLLDSTGSVLDTDDSLVRYYSGGWKVLGTTLDGTASKELLPRKYSFSLTYENSSAYLSQDVTNDSNVNFQTTLATIRLLDSTGSVLEADSALAKFYSGGWQTIGYTDEGTISKELLPRNYTFNMNYKSKSLSKTQNIGSDNIIDFSTGEVVCDSGICTSYYSGGWQSFSSGEQLLPGNYTFRFNDGTPNTVITVVSGETTDLDDYV; the protein is encoded by the coding sequence ATGGTAAAGGTACTAAAAACAAACATTAAAGCTCTCGCACCAATAGTCGGTGTGATCATTATGATATGTCTCCTGTTCCTGGCTTCAATTATTGTCGGGTCGGTTTTCTATGTTTACTACCAGGCTCCTGAAGCACCACCTATGGCTAATATAGATGTTGAAGGCGGAGACCTTACTTCTCTCAAAATAAGTCATGCAGGCGGAGATTCACTGACACTTTCAAAGGATGTCAGGGTTCTGCTTCTTGCTGAAGGAGAGACCTATGAACTTGAAACATCTTCACTGGGAGAATTTGAACCCGGGGATGAGATAAAGATAGAACTGGTGGATAAATATGGCAATCCTATAACGTCAATCTCTTCCGGAGATACTGTGACCCTGAAGATCGTCAGCTCTGATGACACGGTTCTGATGGAAGAAAAAATCACTATTGTTGCTGATGATAATAGTTCATCCGGAGGCAGCAGTTCATCTGATGACGATGATGACAGTGAGGATGAGGAAGTAGTTGAAACTGAAGTTGTCAACGAAACGGTCCTGTTCGATTTTGCCAATGCATCCGGCACAGTTGTTATGCTCCTTGACAGCAACGGCAGTCCGCTTTCCGGTGGCTCTGTGATGTATTATGATGAAGGATGGCAGTACTTCGGTGTGACCAATTCCAGTGGTGCAGCAGTAATGCCGCTTGACAACGGAACATTCACATTCAGAATGACCTACCTGTCCGCGTCCTGTAATATTCGCCAGGATATTTCACTGGATAATGTCGTTACATTCCGCACAAGTCCGATAACTGTAAGGCTGCTTGACAGCAGTGGTTCTGTTATTGATACCGATGACTCTCTGGTGAAATATTACTCCGGAGGCTGGCAGGATTTCGGCACCACCACAGATGGTATGGTTACAAAGGAACTGTTCCCTCGTAAGTACAGTTTCAGGATGATCTATGACGAAGCCTCTAATTACAAGGTTCAGGATGTTGTCAATAATTCAACAGTGGATTTCCAGACGGTATCCATCACTGCAAGTCTGCTTGACAGCAGCGGCTCGTTAATTGGTACCGATGACGCAAAAGCGATGTACTACAGCAGCGGCTGGAAGGAAATGGGTATGACCACAGGTGGTGTTGTATCAAAAGAGCTGCTTCCACGTAAATACAGCTTCAGAATGATATATGACAATTCATCGGTCTACAAGACCCAGGACACAATAAACGACAGCAATGTCAATTTCCAGACTACTCCTGTCACAGTGGATCTGCTCGACAGTACCGGAAATTTGATCGATACCGAAGATGCAGCAGTAATGTATTACAGTGCAGGCTGGAAGGATTTCGGTACGACAAGCAGTGGTTCAGTTTCCAGGGAACTTCTTCCCCGCAAATACAGTTTCAGGCTGACCTATGATAACACGTCTGCCTATATGGTGCAGGATATCAGAAATGACAGTATTGTTGATTTCCAGACCAGTCTTGTCACTGTAAACCTGCTTGACAGCGAAGGTTCACTACTTGATACGGATGATTCACTGGTAAAATATTACAGTGGAGGCTGGAAGGACTTTGGTATAACTACTGACGGTGTAGTCACAAAGGAATTACTCCCGCGAAAATATAGTTTCAGGTTCGTTTATGACAATGCTTCAGCCTACAAGGTCCAGGACATAAGAAATGACAGCAGTGTCGACTTCCAGACAACACTCGTTACTGTAAGTCTGCTTGACAGCACCGGCTCTGTACTTGATACTGATGATTCTCTGGTACGATATTATAGCGGAGGATGGAAAGTGCTCGGTACGACGCTCGACGGCACTGCTTCTAAGGAACTCCTCCCTCGCAAATACAGTTTCAGCCTGACCTATGAGAATTCATCTGCTTATCTCTCACAGGACGTGACAAATGACAGTAATGTCAATTTCCAGACCACGCTGGCAACTATAAGGTTACTTGACAGCACCGGTTCTGTTCTTGAAGCAGATTCTGCCCTGGCAAAATTCTATTCCGGTGGCTGGCAGACCATAGGTTACACTGATGAGGGAACAATAAGCAAGGAACTCCTGCCGAGGAACTATACTTTCAACATGAACTACAAATCGAAGTCTTTAAGCAAGACACAGAACATTGGCTCAGATAATATCATAGACTTCTCAACAGGTGAAGTGGTATGTGATTCCGGCATCTGTACATCATATTATTCAGGCGGCTGGCAGAGCTTCTCAAGTGGTGAGCAGCTTCTCCCCGGAAACTATACATTCCGTTTCAATGACGGCACACCAAACACTGTGATAACTGTTGTGTCCGGGGAAACAACTGATCTGGATGACTATGTCTGA
- a CDS encoding cupin domain-containing protein, giving the protein MPIMSSCDNVEAYVTKDGSIIRELMHPQVHGNSSQSLAEARVSPGSSTLLHRHNVTEEIYHILEGAGLLTLGDELIEVKAGDSVCISPGTLHNITNTGEIELRILCCCSPAYSHDDTELSEQER; this is encoded by the coding sequence ATGCCAATAATGAGTTCCTGTGACAACGTTGAAGCTTATGTTACAAAGGATGGCTCAATTATCAGGGAACTGATGCATCCGCAGGTTCATGGAAACTCATCCCAGAGCCTTGCAGAAGCCAGGGTTTCACCTGGCAGTTCCACACTTTTACACCGCCACAACGTCACAGAAGAGATATATCACATTCTGGAAGGTGCCGGATTGCTTACACTTGGAGACGAGTTGATCGAAGTGAAAGCCGGTGACTCCGTCTGCATTTCTCCGGGAACGCTGCATAATATCACAAACACAGGAGAGATTGAACTCAGGATTCTCTGTTGCTGCTCTCCTGCGTATTCTCATGATGATACTGAGCTTTCAGAACAGGAAAGATGA
- a CDS encoding carbon monoxide dehydrogenase accessory protein CooC: MVKIAVTGKGGVGKTTLSGTLARMLARDGYDVLAIDADADMNLASSLGIENAPKPLTDYKDLIEERAGEKGGMFNYNPKVDDVVNKFGVVGPDNVKMLVMGTVERGGSGCMCPASAFLKAFLRHVVLKDSSAVILDMEAGIEHLGRGTTRGIDLMIVVVEPGMRSIETAQRIKELSEGIDIKHLAAVINKGTSANIKPKLEELGIPVLGQIPYDPDLVEADFNGLSPIDVGGKWVDSVTEIKDHMLEMIAGFEKEQ; encoded by the coding sequence ATGGTGAAAATTGCAGTCACAGGAAAAGGCGGAGTTGGCAAGACAACACTATCCGGCACTCTGGCAAGAATGCTGGCCAGAGATGGTTATGATGTGCTTGCCATTGATGCGGATGCCGATATGAATCTGGCTTCATCTCTTGGGATAGAGAACGCTCCAAAACCTCTTACCGATTACAAGGATCTTATTGAAGAGAGAGCAGGCGAAAAAGGCGGCATGTTCAATTACAACCCGAAAGTTGATGATGTTGTTAATAAATTTGGTGTTGTCGGACCAGATAATGTCAAAATGCTTGTAATGGGAACCGTGGAAAGAGGAGGAAGCGGCTGCATGTGTCCTGCTTCAGCATTTCTTAAAGCTTTCCTGAGACATGTGGTTCTCAAGGACAGCAGCGCTGTGATACTTGACATGGAAGCAGGTATTGAACATCTCGGAAGAGGAACCACACGCGGAATCGACCTTATGATCGTTGTTGTGGAACCTGGTATGCGCTCCATTGAGACCGCACAGAGGATCAAAGAGCTTTCCGAAGGAATTGATATCAAACATCTGGCTGCGGTAATCAATAAAGGAACTTCTGCAAACATCAAACCAAAACTGGAAGAGCTGGGAATCCCGGTACTCGGTCAGATACCATACGATCCGGATCTTGTGGAAGCTGACTTCAACGGTCTTTCACCGATAGATGTTGGTGGAAAATGGGTGGATTCTGTCACCGAGATCAAAGACCATATGCTTGAGATGATAGCAGGTTTTGAGAAAGAGCAGTAG
- a CDS encoding formylglycine-generating enzyme family protein: MILLSGCVTDDDTNPSLEQEISNSIGMDLVLIPSGQFNMGSDSTPIVAFDDPLHEVIIGNAFYMGIYEVTQTQWEGVMGTDPSYFKGDDLPVEQVSWNDAQEFVRKLNELENTDKYRLPTEAEWEYACKAGNDTGFSFTNEATDLDEYGWSDSYGWCAINSNSTTHSVGEKKANAWGLYDMHGNVWEWVQDTWHDNYENAPTDGTAWEEENSSNRVGKGGSWMDGPNYCKSAFRGSLDADSTSYVLGFRIVKEI, translated from the coding sequence TTGATACTGCTATCAGGTTGTGTTACAGACGATGACACAAATCCTTCTTTAGAACAGGAGATCAGCAATTCCATAGGAATGGACCTTGTCCTTATCCCTTCCGGACAATTCAACATGGGTTCGGATTCAACACCAATAGTTGCCTTTGATGACCCATTACATGAGGTCATTATCGGGAATGCATTCTACATGGGTATATATGAAGTCACACAAACCCAATGGGAAGGGGTCATGGGAACTGATCCGTCATATTTCAAAGGAGATGACCTGCCTGTGGAACAGGTATCATGGAACGATGCACAGGAATTTGTCCGTAAACTGAATGAGCTTGAGAATACAGATAAATACCGCCTCCCAACAGAAGCTGAATGGGAATACGCATGTAAAGCCGGAAATGATACTGGATTTTCATTTACAAATGAAGCTACAGACCTCGATGAATACGGCTGGTCCGATTCTTACGGATGGTGTGCCATAAACTCCAATTCAACAACTCATTCAGTGGGAGAGAAAAAAGCCAATGCATGGGGACTTTACGATATGCACGGAAACGTCTGGGAATGGGTTCAGGACACCTGGCACGACAATTATGAGAATGCTCCGACCGATGGAACTGCATGGGAAGAGGAAAACAGCAGCAACCGTGTTGGAAAAGGCGGAAGCTGGATGGATGGACCCAATTACTGCAAGAGTGCATTCCGTGGAAGTCTGGATGCTGACAGCACATCCTATGTGCTTGGTTTCAGGATCGTGAAGGAGATATAA
- a CDS encoding cation diffusion facilitator family transporter has translation MYDIESRFRQIRNVMIYILFLNLAVSFAKIAYGMYTNVLSMQSDGYHSLFDGVSNIVGLIGIQIAAKPPDKEHPYGHRKFETLASIVIAVILAVVAFEIVHSAFDRFGTGSAPEVTVISFVIMLGTMCVNYGVTTYEHKKGTELNSEVLLADSAHTRSDIYVSLSVIIGLIAIHFGYPVIDPIVSVLIALVILHAGAEIIFHSVSILADESQLDTDEIAEVVRNVEGVIDCHKIRTRGPPGNIFIDLHVEVDPEMTTYKSHTISHIVQYRIKESFDGIEDVLVHIEPAHTRSI, from the coding sequence ATGTATGATATTGAATCACGTTTCAGGCAGATAAGAAATGTAATGATCTATATCCTGTTCCTGAACCTTGCTGTCTCTTTTGCCAAGATTGCATACGGAATGTATACCAATGTACTGAGTATGCAGTCTGACGGTTACCACTCTCTTTTTGACGGTGTTTCAAACATCGTAGGTCTTATAGGTATCCAGATTGCAGCCAAGCCGCCTGACAAGGAACATCCTTATGGCCACCGCAAGTTTGAGACCCTGGCATCCATTGTAATAGCAGTCATACTTGCAGTTGTGGCTTTTGAGATCGTGCATTCAGCTTTTGACAGGTTTGGAACCGGGAGTGCACCTGAAGTAACTGTAATCAGTTTTGTGATAATGCTTGGTACAATGTGTGTCAATTATGGAGTGACGACATACGAACACAAAAAAGGCACTGAGCTTAATAGTGAAGTTCTTCTTGCTGATTCAGCCCACACTAGAAGTGATATCTACGTTTCACTCTCAGTTATTATTGGCCTTATCGCCATCCACTTTGGCTATCCGGTTATCGATCCTATTGTTTCTGTTCTGATCGCACTGGTCATATTGCATGCAGGAGCAGAGATAATCTTCCATAGTGTTTCAATTCTGGCAGATGAATCCCAGCTTGATACTGATGAGATAGCAGAAGTTGTCCGAAATGTAGAAGGGGTCATCGACTGCCATAAAATAAGAACACGTGGTCCGCCGGGAAATATCTTTATCGATCTGCATGTGGAAGTTGACCCTGAAATGACAACTTACAAGTCTCATACAATATCCCACATTGTACAGTACAGGATCAAGGAAAGTTTTGATGGTATAGAGGATGTGCTTGTTCATATTGAGCCTGCTCACACTCGGTCGATATAA